The proteins below come from a single Onychomys torridus chromosome 18, mOncTor1.1, whole genome shotgun sequence genomic window:
- the LOC118569902 gene encoding H-2 class II histocompatibility antigen, I-E beta chain-like isoform X2 has translation MVCLWLPRGPCVAAVVLMLMVLSPPVALVRDPRPRFLEQAKGECHFYNGTQRVRLLQRYIHNREEFVRFDSDVGEHIAVTELGRGIAEYFNSLKDFMESRRAAVDTFCRHNYGVGESFTVQRRVEPQVTVHPTKTRPLDHHNLLVCSVSGFYPGHIEVRWFRNGQEEKTGVVSTGLIRNGDWTFQTLVMLEMVPQSGDVYTCQGHGPHLHRTRC, from the exons ATGGTGTGTCTGTGGCTCCCCAGAGGCCCCTGTGTGGCAGCTGTGGTCCTGATGCTGATGGTGCTGAGTCCTCCCGTGGCTTTGGTCAGGGACCCCCGAC CTCGGTTCTTGGAACAAGCTAAAGGCGAATGTCATTTCTACAACGGGACGCAGCGCGTGCGGCTTCTGCAGAGATACATCCACAACCGGGAGGAGTTCGTGCGCTTCGACAGCGACGTGGGCGAGCACATTGCGGTGACCGAGCTGGGGCGGGGCATCGCCGAGTACTTCAACAGCCTGAAGGACTTCATGGAGAGCAGGCGGGCCGCGGTGGACACTTTCTGCAGACACAACTACGGGGTCGGGGAGAGCTTCACTGTGCAGCGGAGAG tTGAGCCCCAGGTGACTGTGCACCCCACAAAGACGCGGCCCCTGGACCACCACAACCTCCTGGTCTGCTCTGTGAGCGGGTTCTACCCTGGACACATTGAAGTCAGATGGTTCCGGAATGGCCAGGAGGAGAAGACTGGGGTTGTGTCCACGGGCCTGATCCGGAATGGAGACTGGACCTTCCAGACCCTGGTGATGCTGGAGATGGTTCCTCAGAGTGGGGATGTTTACACCTGCCAG GGGCACGGTCCACATCTGCACAGAACAAGATGCTGA
- the LOC118569902 gene encoding H-2 class II histocompatibility antigen, I-E beta chain-like isoform X1: MVCLWLPRGPCVAAVVLMLMVLSPPVALVRDPRPRFLEQAKGECHFYNGTQRVRLLQRYIHNREEFVRFDSDVGEHIAVTELGRGIAEYFNSLKDFMESRRAAVDTFCRHNYGVGESFTVQRRVEPQVTVHPTKTRPLDHHNLLVCSVSGFYPGHIEVRWFRNGQEEKTGVVSTGLIRNGDWTFQTLVMLEMVPQSGDVYTCQVEHPSLTSPATVEWRARSTSAQNKMLSGVGGFVLGLLFLGLGLFIYFRNQKGQSGLQPSGLLS, from the exons ATGGTGTGTCTGTGGCTCCCCAGAGGCCCCTGTGTGGCAGCTGTGGTCCTGATGCTGATGGTGCTGAGTCCTCCCGTGGCTTTGGTCAGGGACCCCCGAC CTCGGTTCTTGGAACAAGCTAAAGGCGAATGTCATTTCTACAACGGGACGCAGCGCGTGCGGCTTCTGCAGAGATACATCCACAACCGGGAGGAGTTCGTGCGCTTCGACAGCGACGTGGGCGAGCACATTGCGGTGACCGAGCTGGGGCGGGGCATCGCCGAGTACTTCAACAGCCTGAAGGACTTCATGGAGAGCAGGCGGGCCGCGGTGGACACTTTCTGCAGACACAACTACGGGGTCGGGGAGAGCTTCACTGTGCAGCGGAGAG tTGAGCCCCAGGTGACTGTGCACCCCACAAAGACGCGGCCCCTGGACCACCACAACCTCCTGGTCTGCTCTGTGAGCGGGTTCTACCCTGGACACATTGAAGTCAGATGGTTCCGGAATGGCCAGGAGGAGAAGACTGGGGTTGTGTCCACGGGCCTGATCCGGAATGGAGACTGGACCTTCCAGACCCTGGTGATGCTGGAGATGGTTCCTCAGAGTGGGGATGTTTACACCTGCCAGGTGGAGCATCCCAGCCTGACCAGCCCTGCCACAGTGGAGTGGA GGGCACGGTCCACATCTGCACAGAACAAGATGCTGAGTGGAGTCGGGGGCTTCGTGCTGGGTCTGCTCTTCCTCGGGCTGGGGCTGTTCATCTACTTCAGGAATCAGAAAG GACAGTCTGGACTTCAGCCGTCAG GACTCCTGAGCTGA